Proteins co-encoded in one Deltaproteobacteria bacterium HGW-Deltaproteobacteria-18 genomic window:
- the recJ gene encoding single-stranded-DNA-specific exonuclease RecJ, producing MSDTQADWKLKTPAPEAAQTSAQQRGIAERLEVSPLLVHLMSLRGLVCESDMDKFLSPGLRYMHPLEKWPGIEAGATLICKAVEENRRIAVWGDYDVDGITATTLVKDFMARRGVEISHYIPDRLDFGYGLHVDGIRELAAQGVGLLLTVDCGIANNEEIREARALGMQVIVTDHHLPGQELPEAEVIINPKLEGWPTPNLAGVGVAFLLMGAVNRLLPGDATDIRDFLDLVALGTVADVVPLDEQNRILVKNGLLLIKEGRRPGIQALKEISGLAPDDNVGTGSIGFALAPRINAAGRIGDPDLAVRMLLAQDPEEARQLATKLDKLNAKRKLEEQRILEEAIAQAESQLHLPGLVLHSEHWHSGIIGIVASRIVERFHRPCLILTKENGIFKGSGRSTPSFDLYQALLSCKQCLYKFGGHRQAAGLKLEPFQLANLKNLFAWAVEEQLGSNPAPPVLELDAELPFALITATLLKELELLQPFGQGNPRPIFLSPPLNILKHRFFSQKKHLELHLSDSSDGTNMRAVAWRQGERWQDASFTGRQIKIAYTPRLSKFNGLQQIELAVQDILSLE from the coding sequence ATGTCAGATACCCAGGCCGACTGGAAACTCAAAACTCCGGCTCCCGAAGCCGCGCAAACCTCTGCCCAGCAGCGAGGCATCGCCGAACGCCTTGAAGTGAGCCCCCTTCTGGTTCACCTGATGTCCCTGCGCGGTCTGGTCTGTGAATCCGACATGGACAAGTTTCTGAGTCCCGGCCTTCGTTATATGCATCCGCTGGAAAAATGGCCCGGCATCGAGGCCGGTGCGACCCTGATCTGCAAAGCCGTCGAGGAAAACCGCAGGATCGCGGTCTGGGGCGACTACGACGTGGACGGGATCACGGCCACAACGCTGGTCAAGGACTTCATGGCCCGCCGTGGCGTCGAAATCAGTCATTACATCCCCGACAGGCTCGACTTCGGGTATGGGCTGCATGTGGACGGCATCCGCGAACTGGCCGCCCAGGGGGTCGGGCTGCTTTTGACCGTCGATTGCGGCATCGCCAACAACGAGGAGATTCGCGAAGCCAGGGCGCTGGGGATGCAGGTCATCGTCACCGACCATCATCTCCCCGGTCAGGAACTGCCCGAGGCCGAGGTCATCATCAACCCCAAGCTTGAAGGATGGCCCACTCCCAACCTTGCGGGGGTAGGTGTGGCCTTCCTGCTCATGGGCGCGGTCAACCGGCTCCTTCCCGGGGATGCGACTGACATCCGCGATTTTCTTGATCTGGTCGCCCTTGGTACCGTCGCCGATGTTGTGCCCCTGGATGAACAGAACAGAATCCTGGTCAAGAACGGGCTTCTGCTGATCAAGGAAGGCCGCCGTCCCGGCATCCAGGCCCTCAAGGAAATCAGCGGCCTGGCGCCGGACGACAATGTTGGCACGGGCTCCATAGGCTTTGCCCTTGCACCCCGCATCAATGCCGCAGGCCGCATCGGCGACCCGGACCTTGCCGTGCGAATGCTGCTGGCGCAAGACCCGGAAGAAGCCCGCCAACTCGCCACAAAACTCGACAAGCTCAACGCCAAGCGCAAACTCGAAGAACAGCGCATCCTGGAAGAGGCCATCGCCCAGGCCGAATCGCAACTTCACCTGCCAGGGCTGGTGCTGCACTCCGAACACTGGCACTCCGGCATCATCGGCATCGTGGCCTCGCGCATCGTGGAGCGCTTTCATCGCCCCTGCCTGATCCTGACCAAGGAGAACGGAATCTTCAAGGGTTCGGGCCGGTCCACCCCGTCCTTCGACCTGTACCAGGCTCTCTTGTCCTGCAAACAGTGTCTCTACAAATTTGGCGGCCACCGCCAGGCCGCAGGGCTCAAGCTCGAACCCTTCCAGCTGGCAAATCTGAAAAACCTTTTTGCCTGGGCCGTGGAAGAACAGTTGGGCTCAAACCCCGCGCCGCCGGTCCTGGAACTGGACGCGGAACTGCCCTTTGCCTTGATAACGGCCACATTGCTTAAAGAACTCGAGCTCTTGCAGCCCTTTGGTCAAGGCAACCCGAGGCCCATTTTCCTGTCCCCTCCGCTCAACATCCTCAAGCATCGTTTTTTCAGTCAGAAAAAACATCTGGAGCTGCACCTGTCTGATTCCAGTGACGGCACGAACATGCGTGCCGTAGCCTGGCGACAGGGTGAACGCTGGCAGGACGCCTCTTTCACGGGCAGGCAAATCAAAATCGCCTACACTCCGCGTCTTTCGAAATTCAACGGACTGCAACAAATCGAACTGGCCGTGCAGGATATCCTCTCACTGGAATGA